The Nitratidesulfovibrio sp. genome includes the window GTGCGTTCCCCTTTTGTCCCACCCGCCGCCCCCGTTTCCGTCGCCTTTACGGGCGGGGCGTTGGGCCTTTCTGCGGTTGCTGCGCCTTGACGGGCCGCGCCACGCCGCGTATGGGGCCTGTTCCGCCATGCTGGGCGGAATTTCCGGGTGGGGCCAGCGCTGCCCGATGCAGGCCCGACGTGGCCCCGGTACCGACCGACGCGGGCTGACCTGAAGTGCCCCAGACTGGCGGACTGACGGACTGGCGCGAACTGGAGCGGACCGGCCCGAAGTGGCGCGGTTGCTGCCGCCTTCCTCCTACCCCATGTTTCATGCCGCCGGGATGTGCCCGTTTCAGGCCGTACCGGCCACTGCGGCCCGTGCCCCGATCTGGCGCACCCGATCCGGTGCGACTGGCCCGGCATTGACCGCCCCCCCCGCACGTCCGCCAAATTTTCCCGCCGTTCCTTGACGCACGGCCCGTGCTGTGGAACATGCGGCGGAGAACACGACCTTTTTTCCGCAAGGAGCATATATAATGACCAAGACCGAACACCGCTGCGGCTGGGTTGCCCTGCTGGGGCCGCCCAACGCGGGCAAGTCCACGCTGCTCAACTCTGCGCTGGGCCACAAGGTGGCCATCGTCACCCCGCGCGCCCAGACCACCCGCAACCAGATCGTGGGCATCCTGTCCGAGCCGGACGCGCAGGTCATCTTCATGGATACCCCCGGCATCCACCAGCAGCGCGGCCGCATGAACAAGATCCTGTTGCAGACGGCGTGGCAGTCCATGCACAGCGCAGACGTGATCCTGGTCATGCTGGACGCGGACCTGTACATCAAGAAGCCGGACTTTCTCGAAAACGACGTGAAGCCGCTGATGGACGCCGTGGCTGCCGAAGAGCGCCCGGTCATCGTGGCCGTGAACAAGGTGGACCTGTTCCGCGACAAGTCGAAGATGCTGCCCCTGTTCACCGAGTTGCAGAAGCTGTGGCCCAAGGCAGAGGTATTCCCCGTCTCGGCGCTGAAGCGCGACGGCCTGCCGGAACTGGTGCAGTTGGTGAAGTCCAAGCTGCCCGTGGCCCCTGCCCTGTACCCGGAAGACCAGCTTTCCACCCTGCCGGTGCGCTTCATGGCGGCGGAAATCGTGCGCGAAAAGCTGTTCCTGGCCCTGCGCCAGGAACTGCCCTACTCCGTGGCCGTGGAAATCGAAAAGTGGGATGAAGAGGAAGGGCGCGACCTTGTGACCATCCACGCGGTGATCTACGTGGGCCGCCCGTCGCACAAGTCCATGGTCATCGGCAAGGCCGGGGCCACCATCAAGGACCTTGGCACCAAGGCCCGCGTCGATATCCAGACCCTGCTGGAAAAGAAGGTGCACCTTGAACTGTGGGTCAAGGTGCGCGAAGGTTGGACAGAGGACGTGGGCTTTCTGCGTTCGCTGGGTCTGGCCGACGAATAGCGACGCATGATCGGCAGGCAGGCGCCGCATGGCTCCTGCCCTGTCCTGTCGCAGGCGGCAGTTTTCGCGCCGCCCGTCCGCCGTGTGTCGTGCGGCGGGCGGCGCTCACGCTTTTTGCCATCCGGGATGATGCCATGTCTCACGAGAATGCAGCCGTTTTCGCCATTCTGCCGCCCGATGTCGCCCAGCCCCTGCTGGACCGCTGGGCCGCCGTGCGCGCCCGCGTGGATGGCGCCGCCCGCGCTGCCGGGCGCGACCCCGCCGGGGTGACCCTGGTGGCCGTGTCCAAATACCACCCCGCCGCGTCGGTGGCCGCGCTGGCCGCTGCCGGGCAGCGTGATTTTGGCGAGAATTATGTGCAGGAAGCACTACGGAAACAGGCCGAAGTTGCCGATATGACGGGCATGGGTCCGGATGGACCGTCCACGGCGGGCGGGACTGGGGGCGCAGGACCGCGCTGGCATTTCATCGGCCACCTGCAAAGCAACAAGGCCAAG containing:
- the era gene encoding GTPase Era, producing MTKTEHRCGWVALLGPPNAGKSTLLNSALGHKVAIVTPRAQTTRNQIVGILSEPDAQVIFMDTPGIHQQRGRMNKILLQTAWQSMHSADVILVMLDADLYIKKPDFLENDVKPLMDAVAAEERPVIVAVNKVDLFRDKSKMLPLFTELQKLWPKAEVFPVSALKRDGLPELVQLVKSKLPVAPALYPEDQLSTLPVRFMAAEIVREKLFLALRQELPYSVAVEIEKWDEEEGRDLVTIHAVIYVGRPSHKSMVIGKAGATIKDLGTKARVDIQTLLEKKVHLELWVKVREGWTEDVGFLRSLGLADE